The nucleotide sequence AGCTTGCGGCCCCTTGCCAGACTTCGAGGGGCGAGAACGCATGTACGTGCATCTCGGGCACGGCTGCTTTCACAGCTTTGACGATGTCGATATAGGTCTGGCCCGTGTATTCGGGGTGAATGCCGCCCTGCATGCAGACTTCACTGCCGCCGCGCATCCAGGCTGCTCGGGTGCGCCGTTGGATATCGTCGAGACTGAGATCGTACGGACGACCGCGCAGGTTCTCGGAATACTTCCCCTGCGAGAAGGCACAGAACTGGCATTTGAAGTAGCAGATATTGGTGTAGTTAATATTGCGGTTGACGACGAAGCTAACGACGTCGCCGTTAGCTTTACGCCTCAGGTCGTTGGCAGCTTGCACGACGGCATTGAAGTCGTCGCCGCGCGCTCGGAACAGCCTGATGACATCGGTTTCGTCGAGATCTCTGCCCGCTTTAGCGCGATCGAGGATAGTGACGAGATCGCCCGACACTCGCGCAGGCACGGTTGCGATCCCGGCCAGCACGTCTACTGGTGGCGATCGATCTTCCCCAGCCGACCAGTCATCCGTGCGCGGTAACCCTTCTGCGTCGATAAGCTTGAGAATTCGAGTCTTCAAGCCCGCGTCTACCCACTTGTTAAGATTCTGCGCGTAGGCCGGATAAATGGTCAGTCGCTCGTGCAGGTGTTTGCCGGCAAGCTCGGTTTCGCGCGCCAGCTCTTCCAGGTGGGGCCAGGGTGCTTCGGGATTGATAAAGTCGGGCGTCAGCGGCGAGACCCCGCCCCAATCGTTGATGCCTGCGGCGATGATTTGTCCGAACGCCCCCGGACTCAGGTTTGGTGGTGCTTGCACGCTCATCTCAGCGCCGAACAGGATACGTGTCACGGCGATAGTCCACAGAAGCTCGGTCAAAGCTGGCTCTGGCGATCGATGCATCGCGGTGTTTGGCTTTGCGCGAAAGTTCTGGATGATGATTTCCTGAATGTGCCCGTGCGCCTCGTGCAGCTCGCGAATGGCAAGCAACGACTCGATACGTTCGCGACGCGTTTCGCCAATGCCGATGAGAATGCCAGTGCTGAACGGAATGTTGGCCGCGCCCGCATCGCGTAGCGTCTGCAGGCGCACGGACGGGAGCTTGTCTGGCGAGCCGTAATGCGGCATGCCTATTTCGGTCAATCGGTCCGATGCAGACTCGAGCATGATGCCCATTGAGGGAGAGACGGGACGCAAGCTTGCGATCTCCTCAGGCGTCATGGTGCCGGGGTTGAGGTGCGGCAACAGGCCAGTTTCTTCCAGGACGGTTGCCGCAGCATCGCGCAGGTATTGCAGGGTCGTCTCGTAACCCATCTCGGCGAGCGCCTCGCGCGCGACTGTGTGACGCAGCTCGGGTTTCTCGCCGAGACTGAAGAGTGCTTCTTTGCAACCCATCTCAGCACCCTTGCGCGCCACATCGAGCACTCGATCGAGAGGCATGTAGGGTGAATTGAGTGTCTTCGGCGTCTGCGCGAACGTGCAGTAATGGCAAACATCGCGGCAGAGATGGGTCAGGGGGATAAAGACCTTCTTGGAGTAGGTGATGAGATTCAGGCAGCCTCGGTCGCGCAGCGTTGCGGCGACCGAGGCTAGTGCCTTGGTGTCCTCGCAGTCTGCCAGGGCGATCGCTGCTTCCTCGCTCGGCAGTAC is from Synechococcus sp. PCC 7336 and encodes:
- the cofH gene encoding 5-amino-6-(D-ribitylamino)uracil--L-tyrosine 4-hydroxyphenyl transferase CofH: MHIQDLLDAARAGVLPSEEAAIALADCEDTKALASVAATLRDRGCLNLITYSKKVFIPLTHLCRDVCHYCTFAQTPKTLNSPYMPLDRVLDVARKGAEMGCKEALFSLGEKPELRHTVAREALAEMGYETTLQYLRDAAATVLEETGLLPHLNPGTMTPEEIASLRPVSPSMGIMLESASDRLTEIGMPHYGSPDKLPSVRLQTLRDAGAANIPFSTGILIGIGETRRERIESLLAIRELHEAHGHIQEIIIQNFRAKPNTAMHRSPEPALTELLWTIAVTRILFGAEMSVQAPPNLSPGAFGQIIAAGINDWGGVSPLTPDFINPEAPWPHLEELARETELAGKHLHERLTIYPAYAQNLNKWVDAGLKTRILKLIDAEGLPRTDDWSAGEDRSPPVDVLAGIATVPARVSGDLVTILDRAKAGRDLDETDVIRLFRARGDDFNAVVQAANDLRRKANGDVVSFVVNRNINYTNICYFKCQFCAFSQGKYSENLRGRPYDLSLDDIQRRTRAAWMRGGSEVCMQGGIHPEYTGQTYIDIVKAVKAAVPEMHVHAFSPLEVWQGAASSNLGLEGYLEQLKQAGLSTLPGTAAEILDDEVRAVICPDKIDTSQWFEVMETAHEVGFKTTATIMFGHVDRPKHWARHLLRIRALQKKTGGFTEFVPLPFVHMQAPIYLKGKARRGPTFREAMLVHAVARLALNPYITNIQASWVKLGRTGVVAALNAGCNDLGGTLMNESITRAAGAAHGQETSPQQMRELIQSANRTPRQRATDYGDADPAAIARGMGTGGLAG